One region of Oreochromis aureus strain Israel breed Guangdong linkage group 19, ZZ_aureus, whole genome shotgun sequence genomic DNA includes:
- the LOC116335836 gene encoding autophagy-related protein 2 homolog B isoform X1 → MPWPFSESIKKRACRYLLHRYLGNFLQEKLSLDQLSLDLYQGTGSLAQVPLDTWSLNELLETADAPFEVITGFIQTISLTVPWAALLQENCALEIKGLEMVLRPRPRVASGVEPMYWSSFMTSSMQLAKECLSQKLTDDMGESFQPFEGLEKFAETIETVLRRVKVTFLDSVFRVEHIPENSKTGIAIEIRVNKIVYCDETGEESSSVNVHQPTTFAHKNVQMEGITVFWDEFSDASRAACKSSPTPSETEPKLSPSWNPKIICEPHPQFTEPVSSSAPFEPVQVGSLCGKIELSLTLKNNLAMPGAKLDVVGQIDTLVILLSPRQVHLLLDLFGAFSGGGAQEWTKDRKNRPIQQEDEYRLHMELNRCLKKDGAVPGADPDLFESQTTRTVSSRDDVFFSMADMDMSHSLSSLPPLGEPPTVDLDLSLTSNYSASPGESPSGNATALWDEYMDVPRQREKQTCETPLQSRDSHLPQKLLRQTSHSSKTHSDESRPELVLRLTLGSLAVSVLHIDPLPPPHAAPSPLGPMAAHFFSMVGPGQLEPAAFLQSRTVFNQACPHDHLRFVGQGLKLNYDHWQGSNLRTFSTDITLNQMEFLECLFTSEAVIGGSQKGIQYTELLTFDTKASADAPLTTCLHLLYKQAERRGPQGGQVRLSTIPRKAEIQVELGPVHSELDISIVDRLNSLLQPQKLATTEAMASHMYTSYNKHVSLHKAFTEVFLDDSHTPANCHVSLTINAPVLGIAVHFPIPDLRSDQERGPWFKKSLQKETLHLELEELELKTEFMGGNSPDQTKMELTFKELTGRFQEEDDQTAARFLRVSHTMDGDMTTSESVKFDWPRVVLKMNPTAVHSILERVTAEDEGAEDHSLEEEEEEGAAHSLKDVCDFGKPEPSPFSSRRVMYENEEMVIPGDVGEMTVFQEKTMNNSRFILELCFPNVQLTLPSKAFYEKLHNRINNDLLLWEPTAPSPVETVENMPYGVGLSVASQLINTYSKDSFSQFRSTGPEEETSGSEEENMHYYSPAADLGFRSRKKKKPKAHSKNSQSLFSVILSVNHGLMCLHTNAKKEDKTTLKNKHGEFWLEVKNAVLFSVTQYEGFKDQHYICFHTSSICMYHQGLIDGGTSVSDIKLPCRTHPHWLEPTIYQSETSSEKLSTPSEGIGLEARSMVSVAVKISSQNAERNIKEFLVAVGVRGATLQHRVVPPSLGWYDQIVDFLNVSDEPVLGYAPPTSVTTLHLHLWSCSLDYRPLYLPLRSLLVVETFSISSSVSLDNSSSTLRIILDEAALFLSDKSNAVSVNLARDYVQVVDMGTLELRITAVKPGVDGKLSEPRFELRCSSDVIHIRTCSDSCAALMNLIQYVASYGDLLPPAEPETKHSSTTQKSKMEAPSRPPSQTSLLAETEQQMLQDLMSEAMEETDGQPAPGPQQNGTPEEQIQDHDPPRSDLFLFPDESGNCQDSSPPYPMLPSPLITPAPNLAQETDDFCILETPSSRGEDRDQEPVVKQLSSEPVEIKDDHFSQPLDGSDSSRGANFPIPEVRYLIREISVIWHLYGGKDFGSVTSIVSPARSRGSTPHSSPSQTPVRQAKASGRVGGGKGRNPDVLMEIQLSKVRFQHEVYPQISAVSRPAVDQPVSRQVFSVQDLEIRDRLATSQMNKFLYLYSSKEMPRKAHSNMLTVKAMHMCPESGQAPPECCLRVTLMPLRLNIDQDALFFLRDFFTSLAAEVEFFSPPIQEAVCVTTKKVAAPEISCSFSKHAGGSQDPAPIISVPAQRRLSQNGFSTSGREDANDSEASASPFTDQPIFFREFRFTSEVPIRLDYHGKHVSMDQGTFAGIIFGLTQLNCSELKLRQLCYRQGLLGVDKLFSYAINEWLNDIKTNQLQGLLSGVAPIHTLVKLVHGLRDLVWLPIEQYRKDGRIVRGFQRGTASFGTSTAMAALELTNRMVRTIQAAAETAYDMVSPVPDERDTKRVKRISHYGLAHQPVDLREGVAKAYTVVKEGITDTALTIYDTATREHEQRGMTGAVGGVLRQLPPAVVKPLIMATEATSNVLGGMRNQIHPDARQEESQKWRQGDE, encoded by the exons ATGCCTTGGCCTTTTTCTGAGTCCATTAAAAAGCGGGCCTGCAGGTACCTCCTGCATCGGTACCTGGGCAACTTTCTGCAGGAGAAGCTTAGTCTGGATCAACTCAGTCTAGACCTTTATCAAGGCACTGGGTCTCTTGCACAGGTTCCACTGGATACGTGG TCACTCAATGAGCTACTGGAGACTGCAGATGCTCCTTTTGAGGTAATCACAGGGTTCATCCAGACTATTTCTCTGACAGTCCCTTGGGCAGCACTGCTGCAGGAGAACTGTGCCCTAGAAATCAAGGGTTTGGAGATGGTTCTCAGACCAAGACCAAGAGTGG CATCTGGCGTTGAACCCATGTACTGGTCCAGTTTCATGACGAGCAGCATGCAGCTTGCTAAAGAATGCCTGAGCCAGAAACTAACCGATGATATGGGAGAGAGCTTCCAGCCGTTTGAAGGACTGGAGAAGTTTGCAGAGACGATAGAAACAG TTTTGAGAAGAGTCAAAGTGACATTTTTGGACAGTGTTTTTAGAGTTGAACACATTCCAGAAAATTCTAAAACTGGAATCGCTATTGAGATTCGAGTCAACAA GATTGTGTACTGCGATGAAACAGGTGAGGAGAGTTCAAGTGTCAATGTGCATCAGCCAACCACGTTTGCACATAAAAACGTGCAGATGGAGGGAATCACTGTATTCTGGGACGAGTTCTCTGATGCGTCTCGCGCTGCTTGTAAATCGTCACCTACTCCATCG GAAACTGAGCCAAAACTCTCACCTAGCTggaatccaaaaataatatGCGAGCCGCATCCCCAGTTCACAGAGCCTGTATCCTCTTCAGCGCCTTTCGAACCTGTGCAGGTTGGCAGCCTCTGTGGCAAAATTGAGTTGTCCCTCACTCTCAAAAATAACCTAGCGATGCCTGGTGCAAAG CTGGATGTTGTTGGACAGATTGATACACTGGTTATTCTGCTGTCCCCACGGCAAGTTCACCTTCTTTTGGACTTATTTGGAGCTTTCTCTGGTGGAG GTGCACAGGAATGGACCAAGGATAGGAAAAATCGCCCAATACAGCAGGAGGATGAGTATCGCCTCCATATGGAACTGAACCGGTGCCTAAAGAAGGATGGTGCCGTCCCAGGAGCAGATCCTGACCTCTTTGAAAGCCAAACAACCAGAACCGTGTCGAGTCGAG ACGACGTGTTTTTCTCCATGGCTGACATGGACATGTCTCATAGCTTGTCATCCCTGCCTCCTCTGGGTGAACCACCCACTGTTGATTTGGACTTGTCACTCACCAGTAACTACTCTGCCTCACCAGGAGAATCTCCCTCTGGAAATGCAACA GCTCTGTGGGACGAATATATGGACGTACCACGACAAAGAGAGAAGCAGACTTGTGAAACTCCCCTCCAGTCACGGGATTCGCACCTGCCTCAGAAACTGTTGAGGCAAACTT ccCATTCGTCCAAAACCCACAGTGATGAATCAAGGCCAGAGTTGGTGCTGAGGTTGACACTGGGCAGTTTGGCTGTCTCAGTCCTCCACATTGACCCGCTGCCGCCACCACATGCTGCTCCTAGTCCTCTTGGCCCCATGGCTGCACACTTCTTCAGCATGGTGGGCCCAGGACAGCTTGAGCCAGCCGCTTTCCTTCAGTCTCGGACGGTGTTTAATCAGGCTTGTCCTCATGACCACCTCAG GTTTGTAGGCCAGGGTCTGAAGTTAAACTATGATCACTGGCAGGGATCCAACTTAAGGACTTTTAGCACTGACATTACCCTGAACCAGATGGAGTTTCTAGAGTGTCTGTTCACCTCTGAGGCTGTTATTGGTGGCTCGCAAAAAGGAATTCAATATACTGAG CTGCTGACATTTGACACCAAAGCCAGTGCTGATGCGCCGCTTACCACCTGCCTTCACCTGCTTTACAAACAGGCTGAGCGCAGGGGTCCTCAG GGCGGCCAGGTGCGTCTCAGCACCATTCCCAGGAAAGCTGAGATCCAGGTGGAGCTGGGTCCTGTGCACTCTGAGCTGGACATCAGTATCGTAGACCGCCTAAACTCACTACTGCAGCCTCAGAAACTAGCAACCACAGAGGCGATGGCCTCCCACATGTATACATCTTACAATAAACATGTCAGCTTG CACAAGGCTTTTACAGAGGTTTTCCTTGATGACAGCCATACTCCTGCCAACTGTCATGTGTCGCTGACAATTAATGCACCAGTGCTGGGCATTGCTGTGCACTTCCCCATCCCTGATCTGCGTTCAGATCAAGAGAGGGGCCCTTGGTTCAAGAAGTCCCTACAGAAAGAAACACTGCACTTGGAGTTGGAAGAGCTGGAATTGAAAACCGAATTCATGGGTGGCAATTCACCTGACCAAACCAAAATGGAGCTCACTTTTAAGGAACTCACTG GGAGGTTCCAGGAAGAGGACGATCAAACAGCTGCCCGGTTCCTCAGAGTGTCACACACGATGGATGGAGACATGACCACATCTGAAAGTGTAAAATTTGATTGGCCAAG GGTTGTGCTGAAGATGAACCCAACAGCAGTCCACTCCATCCTTGAGCGTGTGACGGCTGAAGATGAGGGGGCTGAGGACCATTCTcttgaagaagaggaggaggaaggggcTGCTCATTCACTGAAGGATGTATGTGACTTTGGGAAGCCAGAGCCATCACCCTTTTCTTCACGTAGGGTTATGTATGAGAATGAAGAG ATGGTCATTCCTGGTGATGTCGGTGAGATGACGGTGTTCCAGGAAAAAACGATGAATAACTCCCGGTTCATCCTTGAGTTGTGTTTCCCTAATGTGCAGCTAACACTCCCCAGCAAGGCATTTTATGAAAAACTACACAACAG GATAAACAATGACCTTCTGCTGTGGGAGCCCACTGCTCCATCCCCAGTGGAGACTGTAGAGAACATGCCATATGGAGTTGGGCTCTCTGTTGCCAGTCAATTGATCAACACTTACTCCAAGGACAGCTTTAGCCAGTTCCGCTCTACTGGTCCTGAGG AGGAGACCAGTGGGTCAGAGGAGGAGAACATGCATTATTACTCGCCTGCCGCTGACCTGGGCTTCAGATCtcgaaagaagaagaagcccaAAGCCCACAGCAAGAACTCCCAGAGCCTTTTCTCTGTCATTCTTAGTGTCAATCATGGCCTTATGTGTCTTCATACTAATGCCAAG aaGGAGGATAAAaccacactgaaaaacaaacatggcGAGTTCTGGCTGGAGGTAAAAAATGCCGTTTTGTTCAGCGTCACTCAGTATGAAGGCTTTAAAGATCAGCACTACATCTGCTTTCATACCAGCAGCATCTGCATGTATCACCAAG GACTCATAGATGGAGGCACTTCTGTCTCAGACATCAAATTGCCATGCAGGACACATCCCCATTGGCTAGAGCCAACCATCTACCAGTCAGAAACATCTTCAGAAAAATTGTCAACGCCTTCGGAGGGTATCGGTCTAGAAGCTCGCAGCATGGTTTCTGTCGCTGTCAAAATCTCATCACAGAATGCAGAACGCAACATCAAG GAGTTTCTGGTTGCTGTTGGAGTGAGAGGTGCTACACTCCAGCACAGAGTGGTCCCTCCCAGCTTGGGCTGGTATGACCAG ATTGTTGACTTTCTGAATGTTTCTGATGAACCCGTGTTGGGTTACGCTCCTCCTACGTCTGTCACCACATTACATTTGCACCTATGGAGCTGCTCTCTGGACTACAG acCCCTGTACTTGCCACTCAGATCATTGCTGGTTGTGGAAACATTCAGCATCTCCAGTAGTGTCTCTTTAGACAATTCCTCATCAACACTTAG GATCATTTTGGACGAAGCTGCTCTGTTCCTCTCAGACAAAAGTAATGCTGTCTCTGTAAATCTAGCTCGTG ATTATGTCCAAGTGGTAGACATGGGAACCTTAGAGCTGAGGATAACAGCAGTCAAACCTGGAGTAGATGGAAAATTG TCGGAGCCCAGATTCGAGCTGCGCTGCTCCAGTGATGTGATCCATATCAGAACCTGTTCGGACTCCTGTGCTGCCCTCATGAACCTCATACAGTATGTAGCCAGCTATGGAGACTTGCTGCCCCCAGCTGAACCAGAGaccaagcacagcagcactaCACAAAAAAGCAAG ATGGAGGCTCCTAGCCGACCACCATCTCAGACTTCACTCCTCGCTGAGACTGAGCAGCAGATGTTACAGGATCTCATGAGTGAAGCTATGGAAGAGACTGATGGGCAGCCTGCACCAGGGCCGCAGCAGAATG GGACACCTGAGGAGCAGATTCAAGACCACGACCCACCTCGCTCAGACCTGTTCCTGTTCCCAGATGAAAGTGGGAATTGCCAAGATTCAAGCCCCCCGTACCCCATGCTTCCTTCTCCTCTCATCACGCCAGCCCCTAATCTGGCCCAAGAGACTGACGACTTTTGTATATTGGAAACTCCGAGCTCCAGAGGAGAG GATCGAGATCAGGAGCCAGTGGTGAAGCAGCTATCCTCGGAGCCAGTAGAAATCAAAGACGATCACTTCAGTCAGCCTCTGGATGGAAGTGATTCCAGCCGTGGAGCCAACTTTCCCATCCCAGAGGTTCGCTACCTCATTAGGGAGATCTCTGTCATCTGGCATCTTTATGGTGGAAAAGACTTCGGGAGTGTGACCTCCATAGTTTCTCCTGCTAGAAGCCGGGG ATCTACACCTCATAGCTCTCCATCTCAAACTCCAGTGAGACAAGCGAAGGCTTCAGGGCGGGTTGGTGGTGGAAAGGGAAGGAACCCTGATGTCCTGATGGAGATTCAACTCAGCAAG GTGAGATTCCAGCATGAGGTGTACCCCCAGATCTCAGCGGTGTCTCGTCCAGCAGTGGACCAGCCAGTGTCCCGGCAGGTGTTCTCTGTGCAGGACTTGGAGATTCGAGACAGACTAGCTACCTCCCAGATGAACAAGTTCCTCTACTTGTACTCTAGCAAGGAAATGCCCCGAAAAGCCCATTCTAACATG TTGACAGTCAAGGCGATGCACATGTGTCCTGAGTCGGGGCAGGCTCCCCCAGAGTGCTGTTTACGGGTCACTCTAATGCCTCTTCGCCTCAATATTGATCAG GATGCACTGTTCTTCTTGAGAGACTTCTTTACAAGTCTTGCTGCTGAAGTTGAGTTTTTCTCACCACCTATTCAAGAAG cAGTTTGTGTCACCACAAAGAAAGTGGCTGCCCCAGAGATCTCTTGCAGCTTCTCCAAGCACGCCGGTGGGAGCCAGGATCCAGCCCCAATCATCTCGGTGCCTGCACAGAGACGATTGAGCCAAAACGGTTTCTCTACATCTGGCAGGGAAGACGCAAATGACAGTGAAGCCTCTGCTTCTCCCTTCACAGACCAACCCATCTTCTTTAG GGAGTTTCGATTTACTTCTgaggttcccattcgcctggaCTACCATGGGAAACACGTGTCTATGGACCAG GGAACATTTGCAGGGATCATTTTCGGGCTGACACAGCTGAATTGTTCAGAGCTCAAACTGAGGCAGTTGTGCTACAGGCAGGG ATTATTAGGTGTGGATAAGCTCTTTTCCTATGCAATAAATGAGTGGTTAAATGACATAAAGACAAACCAGCTTCAAGGACTGCTGAGTGGTGTGGCACCTATTCATACTCTGGTAAAACTGG TTCACGGACTCAGGGATTTGGTCTGGCTCCCGATTGAACAGTACAGAAAGGATGGCCGGATAGTCCGTGGATTTCAGCGTGGCACGGCTTCCTTTGGAACCTCTACAGCTATGGCTGCCCTGGAGCTCACAAACAGGATGGTGCGGACTATTCAG gcAGCTGCTGAGACGGCGTATGACATGGTGTCTCCAGTGCCTG